The genomic stretch TCCGGATCCGCCGCTACGTGGCCAAGTACACCATCAACCCGGCCATCGCCCATGGCATGTCGCATGAGATTGGCTCGGTGGAGAAGGGCAAGCTGGCGGACCTGGTGCTGTGGAAGCCGGCCTTCTTCGGCATGCGCCCGGAGCTGGTAGTCAAGGGCGGCCTCGTCGCCTGGTCCCAGATGGGAGACCCGGGGGCGGCCATTCCCACGCCCCAGCCCTCCTTCATGCGGCCCATGTACGGCACCCTGGGACGGGCGCGGGGGGCCACGAGCATCGCCTTCGTCTCGGCGCGCTCCCTGGCGGTAGGAGGACGCGTGCGGGAGCTGGGCCTGACCAAGCGCCTCGCCGCGGTGCAGAAGTGCCGGAAGATCGGCAAAGTGGACATGAAGCTCAACGACGCGCTGCCCAACCTCAGGGTGGTCTCGGATGAGTTCAAGGTCTACATGGACGAGAAACTGCTCACGGTGGAGCCCGCGACGCGCCTGCCCCTCGCCCAGCTCTATTCGCTGTTCTGAGGCACGGGCCATGGGCGTCCCCTGGAGGGTGCTACAGCTGGCGGACTCGGGCTTTCCCACCGGGGGCTTCGCGCACTCGGGGGGACTGGAGGCGGCACTGCAGCAAGGTGAGGTGCGCGGCCGCGAAGGGCTGGAGCGCTTCGCGCGGGAGCTGCTCTGGCAGACGGGGCATGGCGCCCTGCCCATCCTGGGCGCCGCGCACGGCGAGCCCTCCTCGCTTCCTGCGCTGGACGCCCGGATGGAGGCGTTCCTCACCAACCACGTGGCCAATCGGGCAAGCCGCACCCAGGGGCGGGCGTTCCTGGGGACGTGCGCGCGCATCTTCCCCGGGCCCGTGGGCCCCTTGCAGCACACCGCCCGGAAAGCGGGGCTGCGCTACCACCATGCCCCCCTCTTCGGCGCGGTGCTGCGGGCCTTGGAGGTCGAGCGGCTCGATGCCCAGCAGCTCTTTCTGTCGCTGACCCTGCGCGGAACACT from Stigmatella aurantiaca encodes the following:
- a CDS encoding urease accessory protein UreF; protein product: MGVPWRVLQLADSGFPTGGFAHSGGLEAALQQGEVRGREGLERFARELLWQTGHGALPILGAAHGEPSSLPALDARMEAFLTNHVANRASRTQGRAFLGTCARIFPGPVGPLQHTARKAGLRYHHAPLFGAVLRALEVERLDAQQLFLSLTLRGTLSAAVRMGMVGTHESHQLQHQCAPLLDEVFTACSELGVEALSQTSPLMDLLSASHDRLYSRLFLS